A region of Deinococcus rubellus DNA encodes the following proteins:
- a CDS encoding YbjN domain-containing protein: protein MTETALLTLETIAKYLKEREVQLDLEENNGQRFIRMGWRFEMGDAAVLVSVNDGPNNTSRLEVTCVTQKTYVERKQEIMGILNERNRERAFARSIDNDGNVWLEYVGFYPTLTEMPQETFDTLFGGVLMHFQDDYAFLEGVQITQPQPQA from the coding sequence ATGACCGAAACTGCATTACTCACGCTGGAAACCATCGCCAAGTACCTGAAGGAGCGCGAGGTTCAGCTTGATCTGGAAGAGAACAACGGCCAGCGCTTCATCCGCATGGGCTGGCGCTTCGAGATGGGCGACGCTGCCGTGCTGGTCAGTGTCAACGACGGCCCCAACAACACCTCGCGCCTGGAAGTCACCTGCGTCACCCAGAAGACCTACGTCGAGCGCAAGCAGGAAATCATGGGCATCCTCAACGAGCGTAACCGTGAGCGTGCCTTCGCCCGCAGCATCGACAACGACGGCAACGTCTGGCTCGAATATGTCGGCTTCTACCCCACCCTCACCGAGATGCCTCAGGAAACCTTCGACACCCTCTTCGGCGGCGTCCTGATGCACTTTCAGGACGACTACGCTTTCCTCGAAGGCGTGCAGATCACCCAGCCCCAGCCACAGGCTTAA
- a CDS encoding Nramp family divalent metal transporter, translating into MSVKDNGWRQENLGESLSDVARIKIDYSQPAWKRFMAFLGPGALVAVGYMDPGNWATSIAGGSAYGYTLLSMVLISSLMAIYLQALSARLGIATGRDLAQACRDHFSKPAAILLWLSAEVAIIATDLAEVIGTAIALNLLFGLPLILGVCLTVADVLLILLLQNKGFKYVEALVITLIATIAVAFLFEMIFSQPELAPLLGGLVPSKQLLDPAVLYVGIGILGATVMPHNLYLHSAIVNTRGYNRDQEGKREAIKFATWDSSIALTFAFFINAAILILAAAAFHYAGRTDIAEIQDAYRLLSPMLGAGAASILFAVALLASGQNSTLTGTLTGQIVMEGFVNIRLKPWMRRLLTRLLAIIPTVIVVLIYGEKGTGSLLILSQVVLSMQLSFAVVPLMMFVTDKRKMGEFMINPFWKWVGWFITVVIIGLNVFLLEQTFFPRT; encoded by the coding sequence ATGAGCGTTAAAGATAATGGCTGGCGGCAGGAGAATCTGGGGGAATCCCTCAGCGACGTCGCCCGCATCAAAATTGATTACAGCCAGCCCGCCTGGAAACGCTTCATGGCCTTCCTGGGACCGGGCGCACTGGTTGCCGTGGGCTACATGGACCCCGGCAACTGGGCCACCTCCATCGCAGGCGGCAGTGCCTACGGTTACACCCTCCTGAGCATGGTGCTCATCTCCTCACTGATGGCGATTTACCTTCAGGCCCTCTCAGCCCGCCTCGGCATCGCCACTGGGCGTGATCTGGCGCAAGCCTGCCGCGACCACTTCAGCAAACCCGCCGCCATTTTGCTGTGGCTCTCGGCTGAAGTGGCCATCATTGCCACCGATCTGGCTGAAGTGATCGGCACCGCAATCGCGCTGAATTTACTGTTCGGACTCCCACTCATCCTCGGCGTGTGTCTGACGGTGGCCGACGTGCTCCTGATCTTGCTGCTGCAAAATAAAGGTTTCAAATACGTCGAAGCGCTGGTCATCACCCTGATCGCCACCATCGCCGTGGCCTTTTTATTCGAGATGATCTTCTCCCAGCCTGAGCTTGCACCGCTGCTGGGCGGTCTGGTGCCCTCCAAGCAACTGCTCGACCCCGCTGTGCTCTACGTCGGCATCGGCATCCTGGGCGCGACCGTGATGCCGCACAACCTGTACCTGCACTCGGCCATCGTCAATACGCGCGGCTACAACCGGGACCAGGAAGGCAAGCGCGAGGCCATCAAGTTCGCCACCTGGGATTCGAGCATCGCGTTGACGTTCGCTTTTTTCATCAATGCCGCCATCCTGATCCTGGCCGCCGCCGCCTTCCACTACGCGGGTCGCACCGACATTGCCGAGATTCAGGACGCCTACAGACTGCTCTCGCCCATGCTGGGCGCGGGTGCCGCCAGCATTCTGTTCGCGGTGGCGCTGCTGGCCTCGGGCCAGAACAGCACGCTCACCGGCACCCTGACCGGGCAGATCGTGATGGAAGGCTTCGTCAACATCCGGCTCAAGCCCTGGATGCGGCGACTCCTCACACGGCTGCTGGCGATCATTCCTACCGTCATCGTGGTGCTGATCTACGGCGAGAAAGGCACCGGCAGCTTACTGATCCTCTCGCAGGTGGTGCTCTCAATGCAGCTCTCGTTCGCGGTGGTGCCACTGATGATGTTCGTGACCGACAAACGCAAGATGGGCGAATTCATGATCAACCCGTTCTGGAAGTGGGTGGGCTGGTTCATCACTGTTGTGATCATCGGCCTGAACGTGTTCCTGCTGGAACAGACCTTCTTTCCACGCACCTGA
- a CDS encoding septal ring lytic transglycosylase RlpA family protein produces the protein MTAAHRTLPLGSWVRVSLSNGHSVDVLINDRGPFGNSRRIVDLSRTAAARLGILSKGVTEVDVRVLKYGRTGSVRR, from the coding sequence ATGACTGCTGCGCACCGCACCTTGCCGCTGGGCAGTTGGGTGCGGGTGAGCCTTTCCAATGGGCATAGTGTGGACGTGCTGATCAATGATCGGGGGCCGTTCGGTAACAGCCGCCGCATTGTTGACCTCTCGCGGACGGCGGCGGCGCGGCTGGGTATTCTCTCGAAGGGCGTGACTGAGGTGGATGTGCGGGTACTGAAGTATGGGAGAACTGGCAGCGTGCGGCGCTGA
- a CDS encoding M24 family metallopeptidase — MSPVLVSPALEAARGAMQQSGVDALWISQPANIRYLSGFSSPEDAKLLLTPDAAILYTDSRYALQAAQEVKVEIHIARSPATLEHAAEWVQGLKVGFEAEHLTVAGLDDLKQYWQAELVPLRRPIETLRLVKSDAEIAMIRRAQAIADAAYAEVLPQIRAGARETDLSLALELAMRRLGADGPSFETIVASGERGALPHGRASDKLLVAGELVTLDFGALIGGYHSDMTRTVPVGEVSAELRRLYMAVLDAEDQAIAAVGPGVRTADLDALARGVLAGHDLAEHFTHSLGHGVGLDIHEGPGLRAASDEVLRPGMVITIEPGVYLEGVGGVRIEDLLLITESGHEVLSQSSRARL; from the coding sequence ATGTCACCTGTCTTAGTTTCTCCGGCGCTTGAAGCCGCTCGCGGCGCGATGCAGCAGTCGGGCGTGGACGCCCTGTGGATCAGCCAGCCAGCCAATATCCGCTACCTCAGCGGATTTTCTAGCCCTGAGGACGCCAAACTGCTACTCACGCCTGACGCGGCTATCCTCTATACCGACAGCCGCTACGCCCTTCAGGCGGCCCAGGAGGTCAAAGTCGAGATCCATATCGCCCGCTCGCCCGCCACACTGGAACACGCTGCTGAGTGGGTCCAGGGACTGAAGGTCGGCTTCGAGGCTGAGCACCTCACGGTTGCGGGCCTGGACGACCTGAAACAGTACTGGCAGGCTGAACTGGTTCCCCTGCGGCGGCCAATCGAGACGCTGCGCCTTGTCAAATCGGACGCCGAGATCGCCATGATTCGTAGGGCACAGGCCATCGCCGACGCGGCTTACGCTGAGGTGTTGCCGCAGATCCGGGCTGGGGCGCGCGAGACCGATCTGTCGCTGGCACTTGAACTGGCGATGCGCCGCCTGGGGGCAGACGGTCCGAGTTTCGAGACCATTGTCGCCAGCGGTGAACGCGGCGCGTTGCCACATGGGCGGGCCAGCGACAAGCTGCTCGTGGCGGGCGAACTTGTCACCCTGGATTTCGGTGCGCTGATCGGTGGCTATCACTCCGACATGACCCGCACCGTGCCCGTCGGTGAGGTCAGTGCCGAGCTGCGCCGTCTGTACATGGCTGTGCTCGACGCTGAGGACCAGGCCATCGCTGCTGTCGGACCGGGTGTTCGCACGGCAGACCTCGACGCGCTGGCACGGGGAGTGCTGGCTGGGCATGATCTGGCCGAACACTTCACCCATTCGCTGGGCCACGGCGTCGGCCTGGACATCCATGAGGGACCGGGCCTACGCGCCGCGTCGGACGAGGTGCTGCGTCCCGGTATGGTCATCACCATCGAGCCGGGCGTCTATCTTGAGGGGGTCGGCGGCGTCCGTATCGAGGATCTGCTGCTCATCACCGAAAGCGGCCATGAGGTCTTGTCTCAAAGTTCCAGGGCGCGGCTGTGA
- the aspS gene encoding aspartate--tRNA ligase codes for MKRTAYLADLGSDHLDQRVTVQGWVARRRDLGKLIFIDLRDRSGILQIQIEPESPAFTEADRMRGESVAEFTGMLRLRPEAQRKAGNGAYELIADQAKLLSLAATPPFELSKGREVAEDIRLKYRYLDLRRPEMFEKLLLRSKVSAAITAFLTAEGFLNVETPLLTRSTPEGARDFLVPSRQTPGEFYALPQSPQLFKQLLMIAGVDRYFQLARCFRDEDLRADRQPDFTQLDIEMSFVDQEDILDLSERLLRHLFETVLNTELPSPFPRLTYQQAMDTYGSDKPDLRFQLPLVEVTDLFRDGAFTVFASVPSVKVLATGELTRKQIDELERVAKQNGAGGLTWLRREGEGFSGGISKFVGDFAAELIARTGVPPGGTLLFAAGEWKKVVTALGAVRNALRDLLSLAEEGFQVAWITDFPQLDYDEESGAWTYMHHPFTAPHSADLPLFGTERQGEIRAQAYDLVLNGFEIGGGSVRIHDPVVQQQMFGAIGFTPETANEQFGFFLDALSFGTPPHGGIAWGFDRLMMVMSGAASIREVIAFPKNNRGSDLMAQAPSAASEAQLSELGLQITPGK; via the coding sequence ATGAAACGCACCGCCTACCTCGCCGACCTCGGCTCCGACCACCTCGACCAGCGGGTTACAGTCCAGGGCTGGGTCGCCCGCCGCCGCGACCTCGGCAAGCTGATTTTCATTGATTTGCGTGACCGCAGCGGCATCTTGCAGATTCAAATCGAGCCAGAGTCGCCTGCCTTTACCGAGGCCGACCGGATGCGCGGCGAATCGGTGGCCGAGTTCACCGGTATGTTGCGTCTGCGCCCTGAGGCCCAGCGTAAGGCCGGGAACGGCGCGTATGAGCTGATCGCCGATCAGGCCAAGCTTCTCAGTCTGGCGGCCACCCCGCCGTTCGAGCTGAGCAAGGGCCGTGAGGTCGCCGAGGACATTCGCCTCAAGTACCGCTACCTCGATCTGCGCCGCCCCGAGATGTTCGAGAAACTCCTGCTGCGCTCGAAGGTGTCGGCGGCCATCACTGCCTTTCTCACCGCAGAGGGTTTTCTCAATGTGGAGACGCCGCTCTTGACCCGCTCCACCCCCGAGGGTGCGCGCGACTTCCTGGTGCCCTCGCGACAGACACCCGGCGAGTTCTACGCGCTGCCGCAAAGCCCGCAACTCTTCAAGCAGCTGCTGATGATCGCCGGGGTGGACCGCTACTTCCAGCTTGCCCGCTGCTTTCGCGATGAGGACCTGCGAGCTGACCGCCAGCCGGATTTCACCCAGCTCGACATCGAGATGAGCTTCGTGGATCAGGAAGATATTCTGGACCTCAGCGAGCGGCTGCTGCGCCACCTCTTCGAAACGGTGCTCAACACTGAGCTGCCCAGTCCCTTCCCACGCCTGACCTATCAGCAGGCAATGGACACCTACGGCTCGGACAAACCCGATCTGCGTTTTCAGTTGCCGCTGGTCGAGGTCACTGATCTGTTCAGGGACGGGGCCTTCACTGTTTTTGCATCAGTCCCGAGCGTCAAGGTCCTGGCGACAGGTGAGCTGACCCGCAAGCAGATCGATGAGCTGGAGCGGGTCGCCAAACAGAACGGCGCGGGTGGTCTGACCTGGCTGCGCCGTGAAGGTGAGGGCTTCAGCGGCGGCATCAGCAAGTTCGTGGGCGACTTCGCCGCTGAACTGATCGCCCGGACCGGGGTGCCACCCGGCGGCACACTGCTGTTTGCGGCAGGCGAGTGGAAGAAGGTGGTGACGGCGCTGGGGGCGGTCCGAAATGCCCTGCGTGATCTGCTGTCCTTGGCCGAAGAAGGGTTTCAGGTCGCCTGGATCACCGACTTTCCGCAGCTCGACTACGACGAGGAGAGCGGTGCGTGGACCTACATGCACCACCCCTTCACTGCCCCACATTCCGCAGACCTGCCGCTGTTCGGCACCGAGCGTCAGGGCGAGATCCGCGCCCAGGCCTACGATCTGGTGCTCAACGGCTTTGAGATCGGCGGCGGCTCGGTTCGTATCCATGACCCAGTGGTGCAGCAGCAGATGTTCGGAGCCATCGGCTTCACGCCCGAGACGGCCAATGAGCAGTTTGGCTTCTTCCTCGACGCGCTCTCGTTCGGCACGCCCCCGCACGGCGGCATCGCCTGGGGTTTTGACCGCTTGATGATGGTCATGAGCGGGGCAGCCAGCATCCGCGAGGTGATCGCTTTTCCCAAGAACAACCGGGGCAGCGATCTGATGGCCCAGGCCCCCTCGGCGGCGAGTGAAGCGCAGCTCAGTGAGCTGGGGTTGCAGATCACTCCGGGCAAGTAA
- the hisS gene encoding histidine--tRNA ligase produces MALQRPKGTQDHLPDGSSGSHSRTNRSDTRAEAFAQVVETARRVLTRGGARLIQTPIFEEADLVKRGVGGSTDIVRKEMFTVHYFGDHGGFILRPEGTAGIVRAYLENGLKQWPSPLKLWTHGPMFRAENVQKGRLRQFHQVDYEVIGAADALVDAEAIELMVQVVQALGLKGARVKLGSIGDPADRGHYNDYLRETFTPHTERLSDDSKDRLDRNPMRILDSKSQGDQTLISELGVKPMLDFLGEAAAAHFAQVRGYLDTWGVEYDLDPSIVRGLDYYRRTAWELHHEGVGAKSALGGGGRYDGLAAELGGPETPAVGWAFGIERILIALDAEGVQLPEQAGPLVFVAALDPEHTGLAAQVALQARQVAHAEFAYRALKPGNVFKEAERRGAIYAALIGSDEAASQNVTLKHLQTGEQRRVAINDLNAFLLEHP; encoded by the coding sequence ATGGCACTTCAGCGGCCCAAAGGCACCCAGGATCATCTACCGGACGGCAGTTCCGGCTCCCATTCCAGAACAAATCGCAGCGATACCCGTGCCGAGGCCTTCGCCCAGGTGGTCGAGACGGCCCGGCGGGTCCTCACACGCGGCGGCGCGCGGCTGATCCAGACCCCCATCTTCGAGGAGGCCGACCTCGTCAAACGCGGCGTGGGTGGCTCCACCGACATCGTCCGCAAGGAAATGTTCACGGTCCATTACTTCGGCGACCACGGCGGCTTCATCCTGCGCCCCGAGGGCACCGCCGGAATTGTCCGGGCGTATCTGGAAAACGGTCTCAAACAGTGGCCGAGTCCCCTGAAGCTGTGGACCCACGGCCCGATGTTCCGCGCCGAGAACGTTCAAAAAGGCCGCCTGCGCCAGTTCCATCAGGTGGACTACGAGGTGATCGGGGCCGCCGACGCCCTGGTAGACGCCGAGGCCATCGAGCTGATGGTGCAGGTCGTGCAGGCACTCGGTCTTAAAGGTGCGAGAGTCAAGCTCGGCTCCATCGGCGACCCGGCAGACCGGGGGCACTACAACGACTACCTGCGCGAAACGTTCACCCCACACACCGAGCGGCTCTCCGACGACTCAAAAGACCGCCTGGACCGCAACCCGATGCGGATTCTCGATTCCAAGAGCCAGGGAGATCAGACACTGATCTCCGAACTGGGTGTCAAACCGATGCTCGACTTTCTGGGTGAAGCCGCTGCCGCCCACTTCGCCCAGGTCCGTGGGTATCTGGACACCTGGGGCGTCGAGTACGATCTCGACCCCAGCATCGTGCGCGGTCTGGATTATTACCGCCGCACCGCCTGGGAACTGCATCACGAGGGCGTCGGGGCGAAGTCGGCCCTCGGCGGCGGCGGGCGCTACGACGGGCTGGCCGCTGAACTGGGCGGTCCCGAGACGCCGGCTGTCGGCTGGGCCTTCGGTATCGAGCGGATATTGATTGCGCTTGACGCCGAGGGGGTGCAACTGCCGGAGCAGGCCGGGCCGCTGGTCTTTGTGGCAGCGCTGGACCCCGAACACACCGGGCTGGCTGCGCAAGTCGCCTTACAGGCGCGTCAGGTGGCCCACGCCGAGTTCGCCTACCGCGCTCTCAAGCCCGGAAACGTCTTCAAGGAAGCCGAACGGCGCGGGGCTATCTACGCGGCCCTGATCGGCAGTGACGAGGCCGCGTCTCAGAACGTGACCCTCAAGCACCTTCAGACCGGCGAGCAGCGCCGCGTCGCCATCAACGATCTCAATGCCTTCCTGCTGGAGCACCCATGA
- a CDS encoding IPT/TIG domain-containing protein → MGVTQTPVLVKVSSGAAKGQAVTLQGRYLGGPATGRIRLGADENGSGGYLIPAGAVTSWTDSEIVFNVPAASPAGGSWLFVEVNGRQSTGLPFSVSDQ, encoded by the coding sequence ATGGGCGTCACCCAGACACCAGTGCTGGTCAAGGTTTCGTCCGGCGCGGCCAAGGGCCAGGCCGTCACTCTTCAGGGGCGTTATCTGGGTGGCCCGGCCACTGGGCGCATTCGTCTGGGGGCCGACGAGAACGGTTCGGGCGGCTACCTGATTCCTGCCGGGGCCGTCACCTCATGGACCGACAGCGAAATCGTCTTCAACGTGCCCGCTGCGTCCCCGGCAGGCGGGAGTTGGCTGTTTGTCGAGGTCAACGGCAGGCAAAGCACCGGGCTGCCGTTCAGCGTCAGCGACCAGTAG
- a CDS encoding diacylglycerol/lipid kinase family protein — MTAQTTPPRRALLIFNPKSGKGQSPLPQFIAALGEKGWQVDAEELPPKGGFGPLLEHRERYAAVIAAGGDGTVSGLAYALRGSGVPLLAYPAGTANLIAQNLKLPEGPDELAQVVDNLRSVQVDLGELMVSGKTRGFVLLAGAGADATMIQGAEKLKDRLGVLAYVVSAFQQLSPRATTFELVLDGQKQEVEAMAVMVANFGMANFRLPIARGVSPSDGQFTVLALKPGTLLELLPNLIDSLRARLNLGEPVFGKNVESYRASEVTVTSLEPFPLQYDGEMHEETTPFTARVLPGAGLFLTGASLEELET, encoded by the coding sequence ATGACGGCCCAGACCACCCCCCCCAGACGCGCGCTGCTGATCTTCAACCCCAAGTCCGGCAAGGGCCAGAGTCCCCTGCCTCAGTTCATCGCGGCGCTGGGTGAAAAAGGCTGGCAGGTGGACGCTGAGGAGCTGCCGCCCAAAGGCGGGTTCGGTCCTTTGCTGGAGCATCGGGAGCGTTACGCTGCCGTGATCGCGGCGGGCGGCGACGGCACGGTGAGCGGCCTGGCCTACGCCCTGCGCGGCAGCGGGGTCCCGCTACTGGCCTACCCGGCGGGCACCGCCAACCTGATCGCCCAGAATCTCAAGTTGCCTGAGGGCCCCGATGAGCTGGCCCAGGTGGTCGATAACCTCCGCAGTGTGCAGGTCGACCTCGGCGAACTGATGGTGTCGGGCAAGACGCGCGGCTTCGTGCTGCTGGCCGGGGCGGGGGCCGACGCCACCATGATTCAGGGCGCTGAGAAGCTCAAGGACAGGCTCGGGGTGCTGGCTTACGTGGTGAGCGCTTTTCAGCAGCTCAGCCCACGGGCGACCACCTTTGAACTGGTTCTCGACGGCCAGAAGCAGGAAGTCGAGGCAATGGCGGTCATGGTGGCAAATTTTGGGATGGCCAATTTTCGGCTGCCTATTGCCAGGGGGGTGAGCCCCAGCGACGGCCAGTTCACGGTGTTGGCGCTTAAGCCCGGCACACTGCTCGAATTGCTGCCGAACCTGATCGATTCGTTGCGTGCCCGGCTGAATCTGGGCGAACCGGTGTTCGGTAAAAATGTGGAGAGCTACCGTGCCAGTGAGGTGACGGTCACGTCGCTCGAGCCTTTTCCGCTGCAATACGACGGTGAGATGCACGAGGAGACGACGCCGTTCACCGCCAGGGTGTTGCCGGGAGCTGGGCTGTTTCTGACTGGGGCGAGTCTGGAGGAGCTGGAGACGTGA
- a CDS encoding tyrosine-type recombinase/integrase, which produces METALQLAQVSRWLTPENRRREGLRAAHQQNAEALIQLMQTYIQLKSVRRGRTSPLTLKTYGQSVKKFLLFTGPADSPNHALNQLTPDVFELWLLQLQHEGLSANTVKRHLYGVRNLIKALVWAEVIKQDITQGISPPAEATPNHARKKPLSQRQLKALLQLPLQQHPHQLAQATRDQVLLLLGGVLGLRAAELVGLNLSDIDLPELTLTVRGKGSKTRQIPLTSGVAGAISQWLVFRSDLGKVGPAESLLVSLSRATDGQRLSTDGARYIAEQYYKLLGLSPELWGLHTLRRTAGTQLYRATRDLHVVADLLGHSSINTSAVYARMDMDVRREALQALERQYGED; this is translated from the coding sequence ATGGAAACCGCTCTGCAACTTGCCCAGGTCAGTCGGTGGCTGACACCAGAGAATCGCCGCCGTGAGGGTCTGCGGGCAGCCCATCAACAAAACGCCGAAGCGCTGATTCAGTTGATGCAAACCTACATTCAGCTTAAATCGGTGCGTCGGGGCCGCACGAGTCCACTCACTTTGAAAACCTACGGGCAGTCCGTCAAGAAATTTCTCTTGTTCACGGGCCCAGCCGATTCGCCCAACCATGCACTGAATCAACTGACACCTGACGTTTTTGAGCTGTGGCTTTTACAACTCCAGCACGAGGGTCTAAGTGCCAACACCGTCAAACGTCATCTTTACGGTGTGCGTAATCTGATCAAGGCGTTGGTCTGGGCTGAAGTGATCAAACAAGATATAACTCAAGGCATTTCACCGCCCGCAGAAGCTACGCCCAACCATGCCCGGAAAAAACCACTCAGCCAGAGGCAATTAAAAGCGCTGTTGCAACTGCCTTTGCAGCAGCATCCGCACCAACTGGCCCAGGCAACCCGCGATCAGGTACTGTTGCTCCTCGGCGGCGTGTTGGGACTTCGCGCCGCTGAACTGGTTGGCCTGAATCTATCTGATATTGACCTGCCCGAACTGACCCTGACCGTGCGCGGCAAAGGCAGCAAAACCCGGCAGATACCACTGACTTCCGGAGTCGCGGGCGCGATTTCACAGTGGCTGGTGTTCCGGAGTGATCTCGGGAAGGTCGGTCCAGCCGAGTCTCTCCTAGTTTCGCTTTCTCGAGCGACAGATGGTCAGCGGCTGTCTACGGACGGCGCTCGTTATATTGCCGAGCAGTATTATAAGTTGCTCGGTCTGTCGCCGGAGCTCTGGGGCCTGCATACCCTGCGGCGCACGGCCGGCACCCAACTCTACCGCGCCACCCGTGATTTGCATGTGGTGGCCGATCTTCTCGGACATTCGTCTATCAATACCAGTGCCGTCTATGCTCGGATGGATATGGACGTTCGCCGTGAAGCCTTGCAAGCATTGGAGCGTCAGTACGGTGAAGACTGA
- a CDS encoding type I restriction enzyme HsdR N-terminal domain-containing protein, giving the protein MKTDFSACDFPLERDVEQKFILPLLTFLGYQTEQLHWGYAVQVGRSRGRYPEADVVVEEHNCHKLVIEAKKPGESLAKAALQGLTYAQALQIPAVLVTDGLELALWSNSPDRRTQCIWQVSVQDLPQHWPRLTSFIGAGNNTQWLPLLPPVGEFSPSVSQKFALAAYTQDTAALTELLHTCLRLKSSKGGRISDLTLSHYAESLRKFLAFTGPPESPRHALNQLEPEVFEVWKFLRSGCWNCKPRGCRPPASSAISTESGI; this is encoded by the coding sequence GTGAAGACTGACTTCAGTGCTTGTGACTTTCCACTGGAACGTGATGTTGAGCAGAAATTCATCCTCCCACTGCTTACATTCCTGGGCTACCAGACTGAGCAGCTGCACTGGGGGTATGCCGTGCAGGTAGGACGCAGCCGTGGACGTTACCCAGAAGCTGATGTGGTCGTCGAAGAACACAACTGCCATAAGCTGGTGATTGAAGCAAAAAAGCCCGGTGAGTCGCTCGCAAAGGCGGCGCTGCAAGGGCTGACTTACGCTCAGGCTCTCCAAATCCCAGCCGTCCTTGTGACAGACGGTTTGGAACTTGCGCTCTGGAGCAACAGTCCTGATCGCCGCACCCAGTGTATCTGGCAGGTCAGCGTCCAGGATCTACCTCAGCACTGGCCTAGGCTTACTAGCTTTATCGGTGCCGGAAACAACACCCAGTGGTTGCCTCTCCTGCCGCCAGTGGGTGAATTCTCCCCGTCCGTCTCGCAAAAATTTGCCCTCGCCGCTTACACTCAGGACACCGCTGCCCTCACCGAACTGCTGCATACCTGCCTGCGCCTCAAGTCGAGCAAGGGCGGGCGCATCAGCGACCTGACGCTGAGCCATTATGCCGAGTCACTCCGGAAGTTTCTGGCCTTCACCGGGCCGCCCGAGTCGCCCAGACACGCGCTCAATCAGTTGGAGCCGGAAGTTTTTGAGGTCTGGAAGTTTTTGAGGTCTGGCTGCTGGAATTGCAAGCCCAGGGGCTGTCGGCCTCCAGCGTCAAGCGCCATCTCTACGGAGTCAGGAATCTGA
- a CDS encoding site-specific integrase has translation MRALVWAKVLETDPSASVRPPAESEAAHTRKAALSAATFKTLLALPQQQHPHDPGLAARDQLLLLLGGQLGLRAAELVGLDVDDLELTLGYLTVRGKGRKVRQVPLTARMVLALKRWLMLRAALNAVSPALLLSLSHGVAGGCGGVNYPVYITYGGLPWPRTRAGAMQPAGLGGHQGACTGSCC, from the coding sequence ATGCGGGCGCTGGTCTGGGCGAAAGTACTGGAGACGGACCCCAGCGCCAGCGTGCGTCCGCCCGCTGAAAGTGAAGCGGCCCATACACGCAAGGCGGCCCTGAGTGCGGCGACCTTCAAAACATTGCTGGCCCTGCCTCAGCAGCAGCACCCGCATGACCCCGGCCTGGCCGCCCGTGATCAACTTCTACTGCTTCTGGGTGGGCAACTCGGTCTGCGGGCCGCTGAACTCGTTGGGCTGGACGTGGACGATCTCGAACTGACCCTGGGATATTTGACGGTGCGCGGCAAGGGCCGTAAGGTCCGGCAAGTGCCGTTGACGGCACGGATGGTTTTGGCGCTGAAGCGCTGGCTGATGCTGCGCGCCGCACTGAACGCTGTTTCCCCAGCATTGTTGCTTTCACTCAGCCACGGAGTTGCTGGGGGATGCGGGGGAGTAAATTATCCTGTATATATTACTTACGGCGGTCTGCCCTGGCCGCGTACCCGAGCAGGAGCAATGCAGCCAGCAGGGCTGGGAGGTCACCAAGGCGCATGTACAGGGTCGTGCTGCTGA